Proteins encoded within one genomic window of Prauserella marina:
- a CDS encoding SAF domain-containing protein produces MRDNSLRGFGSSRHRLTTRLRGNSAARARRVLAAGLFIGAGVLAVQPAVAGDLSAPAESEISLLVTTRDLPLGTTLHASDVKSVMIPESLRPAGALDNPASVEGRTLAGLARAGEPLTDARLLGPSTSPPGTATVPVRLADAAIAGLLRTGATVDVVALGSDSQAGNAVATDAKVLTVLSPPGHARDGPRDSEAEPLVLLAVPEEAAAELAAVSLAQPVTVTLR; encoded by the coding sequence ATGCGTGACAACTCGCTTCGCGGCTTCGGCAGCTCCCGGCACCGCCTCACGACGCGCCTGCGTGGCAATTCGGCTGCGCGGGCGCGTCGCGTGCTCGCGGCTGGGTTGTTCATCGGTGCGGGTGTGCTGGCGGTTCAGCCCGCTGTGGCAGGCGACCTTTCCGCCCCCGCCGAGTCGGAAATCTCGCTTCTCGTCACGACAAGGGATCTGCCGCTCGGAACCACCCTTCACGCCTCCGACGTCAAGTCGGTCATGATTCCGGAGTCGCTCCGACCCGCCGGGGCACTCGACAATCCGGCCTCCGTCGAGGGCAGAACACTCGCCGGCCTCGCCCGTGCGGGTGAACCTCTGACCGACGCCCGGCTTCTCGGGCCCAGCACCAGTCCGCCTGGCACCGCAACGGTTCCCGTCCGGCTCGCCGATGCCGCCATCGCGGGGCTGCTTCGCACTGGCGCCACCGTCGACGTGGTCGCTCTCGGCTCCGACTCCCAGGCCGGAAACGCGGTGGCCACCGACGCGAAGGTGCTGACCGTCCTTTCGCCGCCCGGCCACGCGCGGGACGGGCCGCGCGACTCCGAAGCCGAACCGCTCGTGTTGCTCGCGGTGCCAGAGGAGGCGGCAGCCGAACTTGCCGCGGTTTCGTTGGCACAACCGGTAACCGTTACCCTCCGCTGA